A stretch of the Streptomyces venezuelae genome encodes the following:
- a CDS encoding rhomboid-like protein, with product MTTLLLAPVYAGGVQLGAYALERLDPAERERILRTCSTNVDNLAAGRWETLVSSALVVEEPMPLAYALLLLAVLGYAEYAYGAWWTAGVFALGHTGATLLVYGALRAGSPRAETRRALDVGTSYGFNAVLGALTSALPRGPVRHAARAGLLAVAAGPLLRRGRTFTDLGHLAALGLGIGLSVGLDYLSTAKHRKIT from the coding sequence ATGACCACTCTGCTTCTCGCCCCGGTGTACGCGGGCGGCGTCCAGCTGGGCGCGTACGCCTTGGAGCGCCTGGATCCGGCGGAGCGGGAGCGGATCCTCCGGACCTGCTCGACCAACGTCGACAATCTGGCCGCCGGGCGCTGGGAGACGCTGGTGAGCAGCGCCCTGGTGGTCGAGGAACCGATGCCCCTGGCGTACGCCCTGCTGCTGCTCGCCGTCCTCGGGTACGCCGAGTACGCGTACGGCGCCTGGTGGACCGCCGGGGTGTTCGCCCTCGGGCACACCGGGGCCACCCTGCTCGTGTACGGGGCGCTGCGTGCCGGGTCGCCCCGGGCCGAGACCCGGCGGGCCCTGGACGTCGGAACCAGCTACGGGTTCAACGCGGTGCTCGGGGCGCTGACCTCGGCGCTGCCCCGCGGCCCGGTCCGGCACGCGGCCCGCGCGGGGCTGCTGGCGGTCGCGGCGGGCCCGCTGCTCCGGCGCGGCCGGACCTTCACCGACCTCGGCCATCTGGCGGCGCTGGGGCTCGGTATCGGGCTGTCGGTCGGCCTCGATTACCTTTCCACAGCAAAGCATCGGAAAATCACATAA